One Chitinophaga sp. H8 DNA window includes the following coding sequences:
- a CDS encoding redoxin family protein has product MKKLLLSILFLLAVTVAWAQQVVTIQPQFPERGQQVTITYHPDAPGAKIPADVPAVKLVFSHSNLYELPYVINMEKHGKNWVTTFTLARYAMFASFTFQSGDIIDQPAAKQHYELVIYKNKVPVKNTYLYKGYSLGAQLGKSDSLLIKQQEMFAKELALYPDNYEARVRWLSSKISLAKGKDKDKFRAQAQEVIARKFRENPTEMGNLNLVTMGYLIIGENSRLDSIRKVVVATYPHSGLAKELLTDQLAKVNDEEKKVALLEKELQQENGENSKAYTGMHQLLFEHYVVAKNKDKALYHARKMAAEKTPYTPGTWEDIATQLADNNLALDSALEYANRALQVADSFPVGVVRFFPEYGYIPGYVTDSARQAALRKTKGNLLSLIATICQKQGKQQEGVRTMEEALSISEDKTTLQRAGQFYAAIGAPEKAYQAYWKILLEEPADTAALQALKQNYIAWKGAAAGFEEQQAAIRQVWKEKMTPVLNKSRINKKAPSLAAIVDMDGKPLPAGMLDNKIIVIDFWATWCVPCMEEMPYLQRVYDQYKNNPDVVFMVINSGARNTLENAQQWSGRKKYTFPVYYNTDKEVGEKFGFNIIPATYVIDARNNLQFKSIGFEGPNIEARLGLQIELLLKEK; this is encoded by the coding sequence ATGAAAAAATTATTGTTAAGTATACTGTTTTTACTGGCTGTAACAGTGGCATGGGCACAACAGGTGGTAACGATTCAACCACAGTTTCCGGAACGGGGACAACAGGTGACGATCACCTACCATCCTGATGCGCCGGGGGCAAAGATCCCGGCAGATGTACCTGCCGTAAAACTGGTGTTCAGCCATTCCAATCTTTATGAGCTGCCATATGTAATAAATATGGAAAAGCATGGTAAGAACTGGGTTACCACTTTTACCCTGGCCAGATATGCCATGTTCGCATCCTTTACTTTTCAAAGCGGGGATATTATAGATCAGCCGGCAGCCAAACAACATTACGAACTGGTCATCTATAAAAATAAAGTGCCGGTAAAGAATACCTATCTGTATAAGGGATACAGCCTGGGTGCCCAACTGGGAAAGTCAGATTCCCTGCTGATAAAACAACAGGAGATGTTTGCCAAAGAACTGGCGCTATACCCGGATAATTACGAAGCCAGGGTACGCTGGCTCAGCAGCAAAATAAGCCTGGCAAAAGGCAAGGATAAAGACAAGTTCCGCGCACAGGCGCAGGAAGTCATTGCCCGTAAGTTCAGGGAAAACCCCACAGAGATGGGCAACCTGAACCTGGTAACAATGGGGTATCTCATTATCGGAGAAAACAGCCGCCTGGACTCTATCCGTAAGGTAGTAGTGGCCACCTATCCCCATTCCGGCCTGGCCAAAGAACTGCTCACAGATCAGCTGGCCAAAGTGAATGATGAGGAAAAGAAAGTGGCACTGCTGGAAAAAGAACTGCAACAGGAAAACGGGGAAAACAGCAAAGCCTATACGGGAATGCATCAACTGTTGTTTGAACACTACGTAGTGGCCAAAAACAAAGATAAAGCCCTGTACCATGCCAGGAAAATGGCGGCTGAGAAAACACCGTATACTCCCGGCACCTGGGAAGATATTGCTACCCAGCTGGCAGATAATAACCTCGCTTTGGATAGTGCGCTGGAATATGCTAACCGCGCCTTGCAGGTGGCAGATAGCTTTCCGGTGGGGGTGGTTCGCTTCTTTCCGGAGTATGGCTATATCCCAGGCTATGTAACGGATAGTGCACGACAGGCTGCACTACGAAAAACAAAAGGTAATCTTTTATCACTCATCGCTACCATCTGCCAGAAGCAGGGGAAACAACAGGAGGGAGTACGTACCATGGAGGAAGCCCTCAGCATCTCCGAAGATAAAACCACCCTCCAGAGAGCAGGACAGTTTTATGCGGCTATCGGCGCACCTGAAAAAGCCTATCAGGCCTATTGGAAAATACTGCTGGAAGAACCTGCCGACACTGCGGCTTTACAGGCCCTGAAGCAAAATTATATTGCCTGGAAAGGGGCTGCTGCCGGTTTTGAGGAACAACAAGCTGCTATCCGGCAGGTATGGAAGGAAAAAATGACGCCAGTGCTGAATAAGTCCCGTATCAATAAAAAAGCACCTTCCCTGGCAGCCATCGTGGATATGGATGGTAAACCATTACCGGCTGGAATGCTGGACAACAAAATTATTGTGATCGATTTCTGGGCTACCTGGTGCGTTCCCTGCATGGAAGAAATGCCTTATCTCCAACGGGTATACGATCAATACAAAAATAATCCGGATGTTGTATTCATGGTGATTAACAGCGGTGCCCGGAATACATTGGAAAATGCACAGCAATGGAGTGGCAGGAAAAAGTACACCTTCCCGGTGTATTACAATACGGATAAAGAAGTGGGCGAAAAGTTCGGCTTTAATATCATCCCCGCTACTTATGTAATAGATGCGCGTAACAACCTGCAGTTTAAGTCCATCGGCTTTGAAGGCCCTAATATTGAGGCGCGGCTGGGATTACAGATTGAATTGCTGTTAAAAGAGAAATAA
- a CDS encoding RagB/SusD family nutrient uptake outer membrane protein yields the protein MKSIYVIIIGLCVCVATSCNKYVDIAPPKNELPSEKVFASDKTSTAAVVAMYSNMMALNYQFAGMLVSFIGAMSADEFYYFSSFPAFDEFRNNAILPSGRFATSLWDEPYSFIYHANACIEGLQASTTLTEKVKNQLLGEAKFVRAFCNFYLVNMYGKVPLITGTDYKVNGVLPRTPVADVYKAITDDLVDAVKLMQEDYPSAERIRPNKAAANALLARAYLYTEKWDLAEQTASKVIDDSKYHLLKDLNKVFLKNSEETIWQLQVVSPGRNTWEGNLLVAAPTPLYRLTPELRGAFEPGDLRYTSWVGVAVGTTTTNYYPFKYKVRVGADVTEYSMVLRFAEQFLIRAEARAQQNKLDDARADLDTIRHRALLPSLPTNINKAALLLAVEQERRVELFSEWGHRWFDLKRTKRADAVLGPVKQGWKSTAVLFPVPATALLTNTNLDQNEGYK from the coding sequence ATGAAAAGTATCTATGTTATTATAATCGGCTTGTGTGTTTGTGTGGCTACTTCCTGCAATAAGTATGTAGACATTGCACCTCCCAAAAATGAACTGCCCAGCGAAAAAGTATTTGCAAGTGATAAAACATCTACCGCGGCAGTAGTGGCGATGTACAGTAATATGATGGCATTGAACTATCAGTTTGCGGGCATGCTGGTAAGCTTTATCGGCGCCATGTCGGCAGATGAGTTCTATTATTTCTCCTCCTTCCCTGCTTTCGATGAATTCAGGAATAATGCCATATTGCCAAGCGGCCGCTTTGCCACTTCTTTATGGGATGAACCATACTCTTTTATCTACCACGCTAATGCATGTATAGAAGGATTACAGGCCAGTACCACACTGACAGAAAAAGTGAAGAACCAGTTGTTGGGAGAGGCTAAGTTTGTGCGTGCTTTCTGCAATTTCTACCTGGTAAATATGTATGGAAAAGTGCCGCTGATCACCGGTACAGACTATAAGGTAAATGGCGTATTGCCACGTACACCGGTAGCAGATGTATATAAGGCGATTACAGACGACCTGGTAGATGCGGTGAAACTGATGCAGGAGGATTACCCCAGCGCTGAACGTATCCGCCCTAATAAGGCTGCTGCCAATGCTTTGCTGGCCCGTGCTTACCTGTATACCGAAAAATGGGACCTGGCAGAACAAACCGCTTCCAAAGTAATAGATGATAGTAAATATCATCTGCTGAAAGACCTGAACAAAGTGTTCCTGAAGAATAGTGAAGAAACCATCTGGCAGTTGCAGGTAGTATCTCCCGGCCGTAATACCTGGGAAGGAAACCTGCTGGTAGCAGCGCCTACACCTTTATACCGGCTTACTCCTGAGCTAAGAGGTGCATTTGAACCCGGCGACCTGCGTTATACTTCCTGGGTAGGCGTAGCCGTGGGGACCACCACGACCAATTATTACCCGTTTAAGTATAAGGTAAGAGTAGGGGCAGATGTAACGGAATATTCTATGGTGCTGCGCTTTGCAGAACAATTCCTGATCCGCGCAGAAGCCCGTGCACAACAGAACAAGCTGGACGATGCACGTGCCGACCTGGATACGATCCGCCACCGCGCACTCCTGCCATCTTTACCCACCAATATCAATAAAGCAGCGCTGCTGCTGGCAGTAGAGCAGGAAAGAAGGGTAGAATTGTTCAGCGAATGGGGCCACCGCTGGTTTGACCTCAAACGTACCAAACGCGCAGATGCAGTGCTGGGACCCGTAAAACAAGGATGGAAATCTACGGCGGTATTATTCCCCGTACCTGCTACCGCATTGCTCACCAATACCAACCTGGATCAGAACGAAGGCTATAAATAG